In Salinarimonas sp., a genomic segment contains:
- the ugpB gene encoding sn-glycerol-3-phosphate ABC transporter substrate-binding protein UgpB, with amino-acid sequence MSFTRTILAGTSAMALMLAAGAANAQVEVQWWHAMGGELGEKTAAIAEGFNAMQDEYEVVPVYRGNYTETMTAAIAAFRAGEQPHIVQVFEVGTATMMAARGAIYPVYELMQEHSDGFDQSEYLPSVVGYYADPEGNMLSMPFNSSTPVMYYNKAAFEAAGLDPESPPKTWDEVAEASRKIIEAGAATCGFTTGWQSWVQLENFSAYHNVPFATLDNGFNGLETEFAFNSDLHVRHISNMKDWADEGVFKYGGRRSDSAPLFYTGECAIYMNSSAAQAGVNANTDFPVGVAMLPYYDDVAGAPQNSIIGGATLWVLQGHDEAEYEGVAAFFEYLSQPEVQAQWHQETGYLPITMAAYELSQTQGFYEANPGTDVSVQQMTLNEPTGSSRGLRLGNFVQIRDVINEELELVWSGAKTVEEALNAAVERGNDMLRQFQADNS; translated from the coding sequence TGGGCGGCGAGCTCGGCGAGAAGACCGCCGCCATCGCCGAAGGCTTCAACGCGATGCAGGACGAGTACGAGGTCGTCCCGGTCTACCGCGGCAACTACACCGAGACGATGACGGCGGCGATCGCGGCCTTCCGCGCCGGCGAGCAGCCCCACATCGTGCAGGTCTTCGAGGTCGGCACCGCGACCATGATGGCCGCCCGCGGCGCCATCTACCCGGTCTACGAGCTGATGCAGGAGCATTCGGACGGCTTCGACCAGTCGGAGTACCTGCCGTCGGTCGTCGGTTACTACGCCGATCCGGAGGGCAACATGCTCTCCATGCCGTTCAATTCCTCGACGCCGGTGATGTACTACAACAAGGCCGCCTTCGAGGCTGCCGGCCTCGATCCGGAGAGCCCGCCGAAGACCTGGGACGAGGTCGCCGAGGCCTCGCGCAAGATCATCGAGGCGGGCGCCGCCACCTGCGGCTTCACCACCGGCTGGCAGTCCTGGGTGCAGCTCGAGAACTTCTCGGCCTACCACAACGTCCCCTTCGCGACGCTCGACAACGGCTTCAACGGCCTCGAGACCGAGTTCGCCTTCAACAGCGACCTCCATGTCCGTCACATCTCCAACATGAAGGACTGGGCCGACGAGGGCGTGTTCAAGTACGGCGGCCGTCGTTCCGACAGCGCCCCGCTGTTCTACACCGGCGAGTGCGCGATCTACATGAACTCCTCGGCCGCGCAGGCGGGCGTCAACGCCAACACCGACTTCCCGGTCGGCGTGGCGATGCTGCCCTACTACGACGACGTGGCCGGCGCGCCGCAGAACTCGATCATCGGCGGCGCCACGCTGTGGGTGCTCCAGGGCCACGACGAGGCGGAGTACGAGGGCGTCGCGGCGTTCTTCGAGTACCTGTCGCAGCCCGAGGTCCAGGCGCAGTGGCACCAGGAGACCGGGTACCTGCCGATCACCATGGCGGCCTACGAGCTGTCGCAGACGCAGGGCTTCTACGAGGCCAACCCGGGCACCGACGTGTCCGTCCAGCAGATGACGCTGAACGAGCCGACCGGCAGCTCGCGCGGCCTGCGTCTGGGCAACTTCGTCCAGATCCGCGACGTCATCAACGAGGAGCTGGAGCTCGTGTGGTCGGGCGCCAAGACCGTCGAGGAGGCGCTGAACGCGGCCGTCGAGCGCGGCAACGACATGCTCCGCCAGTTCCAGGCCGACAACAGCTGA
- the ugpA gene encoding sn-glycerol-3-phosphate ABC transporter permease UgpA, giving the protein MQKKVTFKGFAFPLALLLPQLVITAIFFLWPAGQALYQSVLRQDAFGLRTTFVGLANFTRLFDDPLYLNSFQVTVVFSLAVTFLGLAIALLLATMADRVIKGASGYKTLLILPYAVAPAIAGVLWWFLFNPSIGLFAHSLRALGIDWNHQINGDQALIMVIIAAVWKQISYNFLFFLAGLQAIPKSLIEAAAIDGAGPVKRFWTIVFPLLSPTAFFLLVVNVVYAFFETFGVVHATTSGGPGQATTILVYKVYSDGFVGLDLGSSAAQSVVLMAIVIVLTAIQFRYIERRVQY; this is encoded by the coding sequence ATGCAGAAAAAAGTCACCTTCAAGGGCTTCGCCTTCCCGCTCGCGCTGCTGCTGCCGCAGCTCGTGATCACGGCGATCTTCTTCCTCTGGCCGGCGGGCCAGGCGCTCTACCAGTCGGTGCTGCGCCAGGACGCCTTCGGCCTGCGCACGACCTTCGTGGGGCTGGCGAACTTCACGCGCCTGTTCGACGATCCGCTCTACCTGAACTCCTTTCAGGTGACGGTCGTCTTCTCGCTCGCCGTCACGTTCCTGGGGCTCGCCATCGCGCTCCTGCTCGCGACCATGGCGGACCGGGTGATCAAGGGCGCGTCGGGCTACAAGACGCTGCTGATCCTGCCTTACGCCGTGGCGCCGGCCATCGCCGGCGTGCTGTGGTGGTTTCTGTTCAACCCCTCGATCGGGCTGTTCGCGCACAGCCTGCGCGCGCTCGGCATCGACTGGAACCACCAGATCAACGGCGACCAGGCGCTGATCATGGTGATCATCGCCGCCGTCTGGAAGCAGATCTCCTACAACTTCCTCTTCTTCCTCGCGGGCCTGCAGGCGATCCCGAAATCGCTGATCGAGGCCGCCGCCATCGACGGCGCCGGGCCGGTGAAGCGCTTCTGGACCATCGTCTTCCCGCTGCTCTCGCCGACCGCCTTCTTCCTGCTCGTCGTCAACGTCGTCTACGCCTTCTTCGAGACGTTCGGCGTGGTGCACGCCACCACCTCCGGCGGGCCCGGCCAGGCGACGACGATCCTGGTCTACAAGGTCTATTCCGACGGCTTCGTGGGGCTCGATCTCGGCTCTTCGGCGGCGCAGTCGGTGGTGCTGATGGCGATCGTGATCGTGCTCACCGCGATCCAGTTCCGCTACATCGAACGCCGCGTGCAGTACTGA
- the ugpE gene encoding sn-glycerol-3-phosphate ABC transporter permease UgpE has product MVENRPVLAFLRHLVLGLGVFIVLFPVWVAFVASTHEVTALTSGVAPLWPGDKLWVNYETILSRGMQGATGTPVGLMLWNSFVMALAIAVGKISISLISAFAIVYFRFPFRMLAFWVIFVTLMLPVEVRILPTFEVVADLGMLNSYAGLSIPLIASATATFLFRQFFLTVPDELAEAARMDGASPFRFFKDILVPLSRTNIAAIFVIMFIYGWNQYLWPLLITTNESFTTIVMGIQRMVNVSDAQPQWHLVMATATLALLPPVVVVLVMQRLFVKGLVETEK; this is encoded by the coding sequence ATGGTCGAGAACCGCCCCGTCCTGGCGTTCCTGAGGCACCTCGTGCTGGGCCTCGGCGTCTTCATCGTGCTCTTTCCCGTCTGGGTCGCCTTCGTGGCCTCGACGCACGAGGTCACCGCGCTGACCTCCGGCGTCGCCCCGCTCTGGCCGGGCGACAAGCTGTGGGTGAACTACGAGACGATCCTGTCGCGCGGCATGCAGGGCGCGACCGGCACGCCCGTCGGCCTGATGCTTTGGAACTCCTTCGTCATGGCGCTGGCCATCGCGGTGGGGAAGATCTCCATCTCGCTGATCTCCGCCTTCGCGATCGTCTATTTCCGCTTCCCCTTCCGCATGCTCGCCTTCTGGGTGATCTTCGTCACCCTGATGCTGCCGGTCGAGGTGCGCATCCTGCCGACCTTCGAGGTGGTGGCCGATCTCGGGATGCTCAATTCCTACGCCGGGCTCTCGATCCCGCTCATCGCCTCCGCGACGGCGACCTTCCTGTTCCGGCAGTTCTTCCTCACCGTGCCGGACGAGCTGGCGGAAGCGGCGCGCATGGACGGGGCGAGCCCGTTCCGGTTCTTCAAGGACATCCTCGTCCCGCTCTCGCGCACCAACATCGCGGCGATCTTCGTGATCATGTTCATCTACGGCTGGAACCAGTATCTCTGGCCCTTGCTGATCACCACGAACGAGAGCTTCACCACCATCGTCATGGGCATCCAGCGCATGGTGAACGTCTCCGACGCCCAGCCGCAATGGCACCTGGTGATGGCGACCGCCACGCTGGCGCTGCTGCCGCCGGTGGTCGTCGTGCTCGTCATGCAGAGGCTCTTCGTCAAGGGCCTGGTCGAAACCGAGAAGTGA